In the genome of Fructilactobacillus hinvesii, the window CAATTGGATCACTCAAAAATTCGGCCAACGCCCGGGCCCGCGAAACGCCACCGTGATCCGGAGAAACCACCACGGCGTCTTCATTCAAATGATTTTGAATGAAGTAGTCTGCCAACAGTGGAGCCCCCATTAAGTGGTCAACTGGAACGTCAAAGAAGCCCTGAATTTGAGCTGCATGGAGGTCTAACGCCACCACCCGAGTAATCCCAGCGGTTTGCAACATATCGGCAACTAGCTTAGCGGTAATTGGTTCGCGAGACCGGGCCTTACGATCCTGACGCGCATAGCCGTAGTATGGAATCACAACGTTAATCGTTGCGGCACTAGCCCGGCGTAAGGCATCCACCATAATCAAAATTTCCATCAGGTTATCGTTGACGGGATTAGAGGTCGACTGGATGATGTACACGTCATCCCCCCGGACACTTTCATCAATCGTAATTTTAATTTCACCATCACTAAAGTGGGAAACCGATGCTTTTCCCAGCGGGATTCCAATGTGATCCGCGACCTTTTCGGCAAGTGGTAGGTTGGAATCTAACGCAAAAATTTTCATGTTTGAATCAGTTGTTTTGGTGTCCATAATAGCCCCCGTTAGTAATTTGTCCTCTCCACTAGATTATATTATGCTTGGCTTTTTTCAGCAAATTAATCTGCCCCGTCAAACGGTAGCTTTTGGTAGTAATTCGGTTTGTTGGTCTGCCGACTCCGGGCAATGGCCATGTCGTACTGGTGAATGTCATCCGTAATCGTTGAACCAGCGGCAATGAAACTGTGATCAGCAATCGTAACCGGCGCAATTAAATTGGCATTGCTACCGATAAAGACGTCATCGCCTACCGTGGTTTCGTGTTTGTGCTTGCCATCGTAGTTCGCAAAAATCACTCCACAACCAATGTTAATGTTCTTACCAAGGGTGGCATTTCCAACGTAGGTCAGGTGCCCCAGCTTCGTGCCTGACCCAATGTAAGCCTTTTTCACTTCACAAAAGTTTCCGATGTGTACGTATTCACCAATGTGAGCTTCCGAACGAAGATGACTGTTTGGTCCAATGTTTGAGTGTGATTCCATTTCGGCGCTCTCAAGCGTAGAAGCAGTGATTGTTACGTCATCATGAATCATGCTGTCCACTAGCTTTGAATGGGACCCAATCACACAATCGCTACCAATCTTGGTCTTCCCCTGCAGTTGCACCCCGGGTTCGATGATTGTATCTGGGCCAATTTCGATGTCAGCATCAATGTATGTCGAAGCTGGATCGATGATGGTCACTCCGTTATTCATGTGGGCTTCATTGATCCGTTGTTGCATCACCTTAGTGGCCGCCGCCTGAGCGACCCGATTATTAACGCCCATGGATTCAGAAAAGTCAGCCATTTTGTAGGCGGCAATCGTATCCCCCTGTTGCTTTAAGACCTCAATCGCATCCGTCAGGTAGTATTCCCCCTGGGCGTTATTGTTGGTGGTGTGGTGGAGCGCTTCAAACAGCTTTTGGTTATCAAACACGTACACCCCGGTGTTAATTTCACGAATCGTCTTTTCTTCAGAATCAGCGTCCTTTTCTTCGACGATCTTTTCAACAATCCCAAGATCGTTTCTAATGATTCGCCCGTAGCCGGTCGGGTCCGGAGCCATTGAAGTTAAAATCGTGGCTGTGGCCTTCTTTGCTTCATGATAAGCAAAGAGTTTCTTTAACGTGGCCGCAGTAAAGAGGGGGGTATCTCCACTAATCACGAGGGTCGTTCCGGAAGCATTTTTAAGCAACGGTTCAGCGCGCAACACTGCATCTCCCGTTCCCAATTGTTGGTCTTGCACCACGTATTCGGTTCGATTGCCTAATTCTTCTTCCACTGCGTCGGCACCAAAACCGACCACCGTCACAATTTGGTCCATATCGAGCTGACTGACCTGGGTCAAAACGTGATCAACCATTGACTTCCCACAGATCCGATGTAATACCTTGTATAATTTCGATTTCATTCTCGTTCCCTTGCCGGCCGCTAGAATGATTGTATTTCTCGTTCCCATCTTTTCCTACTCCTACTTACTCGTTCCAAAAATTTTTTCGTCGTAATTCCCCTTGGTAATCCGCATGTTGCCGTCGTTGGTATCTTCCATTTTAACCAGTGATGTGTAGTTTCCGACCGCTTGTGAACCACTCTGGTATGCTCCCTCAGCAAAGAAAGTGCTTCCCACCAGATTACAGTCAAACTCTTCAATCAGCGAGGTTAACCCATTAATGGTTCCCCCACCATGAATAAAGTCATCAACGATCAAAACATTGGCCCCCTGCTCCAAGCTCCGTTTGGAAATGGTCATCCGTTTGATCTTTTTACTGGATCCAGAGACGTAGTTCACGCTCACCGTCGACCCCTCGGTGATGTTAGTATCGTGACGAGCAATTACCAACGGCACGTTTAAATACGAAGAAGCTGCCTGGGCGATTGGGATTCCCCGGGTAGCCACGGTCAAAACTGCATCCACCCGTTGGTTAAGATACTGCGTCGCAATCATCCGACCCAAGTAACGCAACTTGTCAGGATCACCCAAAATGTCAGACATATAAACATAACCCCCCGGTAACAACCGGTGGGAATTATTTAAAATTTCAATGACCTCATCCATAAACTCATCGGCGTCTTCTTTTAGGATGTAAGGAATGTATTTAGCTCCGCCAGCAGCACCGGGCACCGTTTCGACTAGTCCAATCCCACGGTCCTGGAAGGTTCGTTTTAAAATGGTTAGATCTTCACTGATAGACGACTTGGCTGAGTCATACCGTTGCGCAAAAAAGGTTAACGGAATCAGTGCGTGTGGTCGATTTAATAGGTAATCAGTCATGTCGACCAATCGTTCACTTCGTTTAATTTTCATAATTTCACCTCATTATAGATTTGCCCCACTGAAATTTTAGCATAATTGTTCGGTTTTTACGTTAAAAGTCATAAATTTGTCAAAAAAGAAAATAAAAATTTAGAAATCACTAACGTTCGTTAAAAACCATTGCTGTCCCTGGCCCATTTTTGCATTAGCTGCTAACGTGGTACGATAGAGATAATAAATTGAAGGTGGTGAAGTAACAATGAAACGGTGGAAAGCAATGCTAGTCATTGAAATTTTGAGCTTACTCGTCTTAATTAGCGCTCTCACTATGCGCCATCCGGACGCAGTCCTTGGAGCAGCGCCCCTTCCTTTGCGGCTCACCATCCTGGTACTGGTTTTTTTAATTTATGGCATTATCTTTGCCCTTCAATACCTCTGGTACCGCTCATTACAGCGTAAACAACGTTAAAAAAGAACTTGATGCAATGCATCAAGTTCTTTTTCGTTAGACGCCCTCTTTAAAGTGATTGTAAATGAGGGCTAAAAAGTACAAACCACATTCAATTGTGGCGATAAAGAAGCTAACCGGTAAGTTAGTAATGTACCCGAGGTATAAACCCAGCCAGACCCCTAACAGTCCGCAGACAATTGCAACAAAAATCATCCCACTGACCGAGTGCGCAAAGTATTTCGCACTAGCTGCTGGCAAGGTCAAGAGAATAAAGATTAGCAACGAACCGACAATTTGAGCGGCCACCGACACACTCAGCGCCAATAACAGCAAGAAAAGGACGGACATCAAACCACTGTGGACATGTTGAGCACTTGCCCCCACCGGATCAAAGGAATCAAATTTTAGGTTTCGATAAATCAAAAAGAGAACCACAAGCACAATTACAGCTAGAATTACCATTTGGTAGACATCTGACGGACTAATTCCAACGACACTCCCAAACAGAATGTTAGTCGCGTAACTGGCACTCTTATTGGAAAGGGCCAAAAAAAGCACTCCTAGCCCGATAAAGAGCCCCGAAATAGCACTAATCGAATTTTCGCGTCGGGCTGCCTTCGTGCTCATCCGGCCGACTAGGACCGAACTAACCATTGTGAACAAGAGCATTCCATTCAAAGGCGTAATGCCGACAAACATCCCAAAGGCAGCCCCCGCAAAGCCAATTTCCGATAGGGTATGGGTCAAAAACGACATGTTGCGGGCCACCACAAACACCCCAATGAAACCACATACAATTGCAATCATAGTACTAGCCAGGTAGGCATTACGCATAAAATCAAAACTAAACATGTTGCTCTCCTCCTTGGTATTCGCTCACCTGTAACTGCTTAATCGGACCAAATTGATATCCATTGGGCTGTAACAGGAGGTAGTCGTCTGAAAATTGTTGGGCAAGGGGGATGTCATGGGTAACGGAAATCACCGTCACGCCCGTTTGTTGATTTAGTTTGCGTACCAACCGGAGGAGTTGCTCCTTCGCAATTGGATCCAAACTAGCCGTCGATTCGTCAAGAATCAAGAGATCTGGAGCCAGTGCCAGCGCCTGCGCTAAGTAAGCCCGTTGTTTCTCTCCCCCAGAGGCCCGCCCTAGTGGTTCATTTTGTAACTTAGTCAATTCCGTTTCATCCAAAACCGCATCCAAACGTTTACGTTCTGCTGGTTGTAACCAAGGAACCACTGAATGTGCGAAACTTAAAGCGACAAAATTTTTCACTGATAGCGGATATTCATCATCGATGTTACGAAACTGGGGTACGTAGCCAATCTTCACTGCCTTGCGGTTCGGAAAAAATTCAACGCTCCCCCGCGTTGGTTTCAGTTGCCCCAAAATGATCCGGATTAACGTGGTTTTACCCACTCCATTTTCCCCCACGATGCTTAAAAAGCGACCCCGGTATAACTCAAAACTGAGGTTGTTTAGGACGCTCTTTTCGGTAAATTGTTCTTGCAACTCATGGGTTGCCAAAATTAAGTCGTTCATTACTGTCCTCCAGACCAGGTGCTGCATTAGCAGTTCTTGCATTCTAAACTATTGAAAAAAGAAATAAAAAAAAGACCCTCGCAGTCTTTTAATTTTTTATTTACATAAATGTAACTTGAATATCTTTGGTTAAGATCTTGGTGTAGGTAAATGAAGCATGTGCAGGTTGCTCACTTGAATCAAGATCCACAATAAATACCGCCGGAAAAACCTCAACAAGGACTCCATCGTATTCATTGGTTCGTTTTCTTCCAGCTTGTTCAACAACTTTAATGTCACTGCCAAGGTGGTCTTGAATCCAATTTCTGATATCCGGTAAATTCATTTGCATTACAAATCACCTCACAAAGTAAATTGTAGCACAAAAACGCCGGAATGTAAAGCATCCCGCTATTTCAGTAAGTCGACTTTGTGAAATTGATTAGTTAACCCCACAAACTGGCTCACCGTTAATGCCTGAGGCCGAACACTCGCTGCAATTCCAGTTTCCGCTAGAACCTGTTTGATGGTCACCTTCGTTTCTGGTTGCTTATCAAAGACCGACTGAAGGTTATTCCACAACGTTTTGCGCCGGTGCATGAAACAACCGTGTACAAAGGAGAAGAAGGCCGTCTGACTGTAAGCCGGTTCTGCTGGAGTGGCTACGGGCGTCAGTTTCACGACCGCCGAATCCACCTTGGGAGCCGGAATAAACGATTTTTGGGAAACGGCAATGGCAATTTCCACCTGGTACAGATACTGGGTCATTACGCTTAAGGCCCCGTAATCATGGTCGTTAGGCTGCGCCACCAACCGGTTCGCGACTTCCTTTTGCATCATCAAAACAATCGTCGCAAAGGATAATGATCCCTTTAAGAAGTTCATAAGGATGGGTTTAGTAATGTAATACGGCAGGTTTGCGACCGCCTTTAGTCGATGGCGCCCATCCAGTTGTTCGGCTAGAATTGCCGGCACGTTCGCCTGTAAAAAGTCTTGGTTAACAATCGTGACGTTTTCATAATCAGCGAGCGTCTCGTCTAACACTGGCATCAAATTCTGATCAATTTCAAACGCCAGTACCTGGTGGGCGCGCTGGGCAATTTGTTCGGTCAACGCGCCAATTCCGGGGCCAATTTCCACCACGTCGTCTTGATCCGTGACGTCAGCGGCCGTGACGATTCCCTCCAAGACGTTTAAATCGTCTAAGAAATTCTGCCCCAAACTCTTCTTGGCGTTTAAGTGATACTGATTTAGAATCCCAAGCGTCCGACTTCTAG includes:
- a CDS encoding ribose-phosphate diphosphokinase — encoded protein: MDTKTTDSNMKIFALDSNLPLAEKVADHIGIPLGKASVSHFSDGEIKITIDESVRGDDVYIIQSTSNPVNDNLMEILIMVDALRRASAATINVVIPYYGYARQDRKARSREPITAKLVADMLQTAGITRVVALDLHAAQIQGFFDVPVDHLMGAPLLADYFIQNHLNEDAVVVSPDHGGVSRARALAEFLSDPIAIIDKRRPKANVAKIMNIIGDVKGKRAIMIDDMIDTAGTITQGAQALIDAGAKEVYVCCTHPVLSGPATDRLEKSPIKQVVVTDSIQLPAEKEIAKIKQISVAPLVGDAILRIDQNRPVSPLFNSRFNYEMDEMKHD
- the glmU gene encoding bifunctional UDP-N-acetylglucosamine diphosphorylase/glucosamine-1-phosphate N-acetyltransferase GlmU, with the translated sequence MGTRNTIILAAGKGTRMKSKLYKVLHRICGKSMVDHVLTQVSQLDMDQIVTVVGFGADAVEEELGNRTEYVVQDQQLGTGDAVLRAEPLLKNASGTTLVISGDTPLFTAATLKKLFAYHEAKKATATILTSMAPDPTGYGRIIRNDLGIVEKIVEEKDADSEEKTIREINTGVYVFDNQKLFEALHHTTNNNAQGEYYLTDAIEVLKQQGDTIAAYKMADFSESMGVNNRVAQAAATKVMQQRINEAHMNNGVTIIDPASTYIDADIEIGPDTIIEPGVQLQGKTKIGSDCVIGSHSKLVDSMIHDDVTITASTLESAEMESHSNIGPNSHLRSEAHIGEYVHIGNFCEVKKAYIGSGTKLGHLTYVGNATLGKNINIGCGVIFANYDGKHKHETTVGDDVFIGSNANLIAPVTIADHSFIAAGSTITDDIHQYDMAIARSRQTNKPNYYQKLPFDGAD
- the purR gene encoding pur operon repressor, translating into MKIKRSERLVDMTDYLLNRPHALIPLTFFAQRYDSAKSSISEDLTILKRTFQDRGIGLVETVPGAAGGAKYIPYILKEDADEFMDEVIEILNNSHRLLPGGYVYMSDILGDPDKLRYLGRMIATQYLNQRVDAVLTVATRGIPIAQAASSYLNVPLVIARHDTNITEGSTVSVNYVSGSSKKIKRMTISKRSLEQGANVLIVDDFIHGGGTINGLTSLIEEFDCNLVGSTFFAEGAYQSGSQAVGNYTSLVKMEDTNDGNMRITKGNYDEKIFGTSK
- a CDS encoding metal ABC transporter permease → MFSFDFMRNAYLASTMIAIVCGFIGVFVVARNMSFLTHTLSEIGFAGAAFGMFVGITPLNGMLLFTMVSSVLVGRMSTKAARRENSISAISGLFIGLGVLFLALSNKSASYATNILFGSVVGISPSDVYQMVILAVIVLVVLFLIYRNLKFDSFDPVGASAQHVHSGLMSVLFLLLLALSVSVAAQIVGSLLIFILLTLPAASAKYFAHSVSGMIFVAIVCGLLGVWLGLYLGYITNLPVSFFIATIECGLYFLALIYNHFKEGV
- a CDS encoding metal ABC transporter ATP-binding protein, whose amino-acid sequence is MNDLILATHELQEQFTEKSVLNNLSFELYRGRFLSIVGENGVGKTTLIRIILGQLKPTRGSVEFFPNRKAVKIGYVPQFRNIDDEYPLSVKNFVALSFAHSVVPWLQPAERKRLDAVLDETELTKLQNEPLGRASGGEKQRAYLAQALALAPDLLILDESTASLDPIAKEQLLRLVRKLNQQTGVTVISVTHDIPLAQQFSDDYLLLQPNGYQFGPIKQLQVSEYQGGEQHV
- a CDS encoding Veg family protein; its protein translation is MQMNLPDIRNWIQDHLGSDIKVVEQAGRKRTNEYDGVLVEVFPAVFIVDLDSSEQPAHASFTYTKILTKDIQVTFM
- the rsmA gene encoding 16S rRNA (adenine(1518)-N(6)/adenine(1519)-N(6))-dimethyltransferase RsmA, with the translated sequence MNQKPAIGTRSRTLGILNQYHLNAKKSLGQNFLDDLNVLEGIVTAADVTDQDDVVEIGPGIGALTEQIAQRAHQVLAFEIDQNLMPVLDETLADYENVTIVNQDFLQANVPAILAEQLDGRHRLKAVANLPYYITKPILMNFLKGSLSFATIVLMMQKEVANRLVAQPNDHDYGALSVMTQYLYQVEIAIAVSQKSFIPAPKVDSAVVKLTPVATPAEPAYSQTAFFSFVHGCFMHRRKTLWNNLQSVFDKQPETKVTIKQVLAETGIAASVRPQALTVSQFVGLTNQFHKVDLLK